The following are from one region of the Chryseobacterium shigense genome:
- the trpS gene encoding tryptophan--tRNA ligase produces MSRILTGIQATGTPHLGNLLGAIIPAIELSKQEGNESFLFIANLHSLTQIKDAQVLRQNTYEIAAAWLACGLDTEKTYFYRQSDIPETCELSWHLSCFFPYQRLTLAHSFKDKADRLQDVNAGLFTYPILMAADILLYDAEIVPVGKDQLQHLEIARDVASRFNSQMGEVFVLPQSELQENTKYVPGTDGQKMSKSRGNIINIFLPEKELKKQVMSIETDSRSLEEPKDPETDKVFAIYELIATPEQTEELRAKYLAGNFGYGHAKAELLNLILTRFEKEREMFAYYMNNLDELEAKLQEGAAKTRVVATETIKKVRASLGI; encoded by the coding sequence ATGTCAAGAATTCTTACCGGCATTCAAGCCACCGGAACACCCCATCTTGGAAATCTCCTTGGGGCTATCATTCCTGCAATTGAACTTTCCAAGCAGGAAGGAAATGAATCATTTTTATTTATTGCCAATCTTCATTCTCTTACCCAGATTAAAGATGCGCAAGTTTTAAGACAGAATACCTACGAGATTGCTGCGGCTTGGCTTGCTTGTGGGCTGGATACGGAAAAAACATATTTTTACAGACAAAGTGACATCCCTGAAACCTGTGAACTTTCTTGGCATTTATCATGTTTTTTTCCTTACCAGAGATTAACGCTTGCCCATTCCTTTAAGGACAAGGCGGACAGACTTCAGGACGTTAATGCCGGCCTGTTCACCTACCCTATTCTGATGGCTGCAGATATTCTACTGTATGATGCAGAGATTGTTCCTGTAGGAAAAGACCAGCTTCAGCATCTGGAAATAGCACGTGATGTGGCATCAAGATTCAACAGCCAGATGGGAGAAGTTTTTGTACTGCCTCAGTCTGAACTTCAGGAAAACACGAAATATGTTCCGGGAACAGACGGCCAGAAAATGTCTAAATCCAGAGGAAACATCATCAATATCTTCCTTCCTGAAAAGGAACTGAAAAAACAGGTAATGAGCATAGAAACTGATTCCAGATCTCTGGAAGAACCGAAAGACCCTGAAACAGATAAAGTTTTTGCCATCTATGAACTGATTGCCACTCCCGAGCAGACGGAAGAGCTAAGAGCTAAATATCTTGCCGGTAACTTTGGCTACGGCCATGCAAAGGCAGAGCTTTTAAACCTGATCTTAACGCGTTTCGAAAAAGAAAGAGAAATGTTTGCCTATTATATGAACAATCTGGACGAACTGGAGGCCAAACTTCAGGAAGGCGCTGCAAAAACAAGAGTTGTTGCAACAGAAACCATTAAAAAAGTAAGAGCAAGCTTAGGAATTTAA
- a CDS encoding YjjG family noncanonical pyrimidine nucleotidase, giving the protein MKIQHIFFDLDNTLWDHRKNAYLTIKDLFEKQEIALHYNIDFEEFHSVYHEINESLWEKIRDGIIGKEYLRKHRFYDTFKHFGVDDEELSQYFEEHFLDKILNHNELVEGAAYILEYLRSKHYTLHVISNGFQEVTERKCILSGIDKYFNTITSADSVGVRKPNPKIFEYSLGRAEAGKEESILIGDDWIADVTGSQNYGIDVIFFDVYKENRQEDGLKAITHLLQIKEYL; this is encoded by the coding sequence ATGAAAATTCAGCACATTTTTTTTGACCTGGACAATACGCTCTGGGATCACCGTAAGAATGCTTACCTTACCATTAAAGACCTTTTTGAAAAGCAGGAAATCGCTTTACATTATAATATAGATTTTGAAGAATTTCATTCTGTCTATCATGAAATTAACGAAAGCCTTTGGGAAAAAATCCGGGACGGTATTATCGGTAAAGAATATCTGAGGAAGCATCGTTTCTATGATACTTTCAAACATTTCGGGGTGGACGATGAAGAACTTTCACAATATTTTGAAGAACATTTCCTGGATAAGATACTCAACCACAATGAACTGGTAGAAGGAGCTGCATATATTCTGGAATATCTCAGATCTAAACATTATACATTACATGTTATTTCCAACGGATTTCAAGAGGTGACAGAGAGAAAATGTATACTTTCAGGTATAGATAAATACTTTAACACCATTACCAGTGCAGATTCCGTAGGGGTAAGAAAGCCCAATCCAAAAATCTTTGAATATTCTCTGGGACGTGCAGAGGCAGGAAAAGAAGAAAGCATCCTGATAGGTGACGACTGGATTGCGGATGTTACAGGCTCCCAAAACTATGGAATAGATGTGATCTTTTTTGATGTTTATAAAGAAAACAGACAGGAAGATGGTTTAAAGGCAATTACACATCTCTTGCAGATCAAAGAATATTTATAA
- a CDS encoding RNA polymerase sigma factor, protein MKSKTDSLLISLYQKGDEEALSALIHRHQRELFTFIFYKINDEDLANDVFQDTFMKIILMLKEGRYNEEGKFILWAKRIAHNLIIDHFRLKAKNVKVSETTFETDEYSIFDLIREPSENIEDHLVTMQIQEDLLRMLQFLPQNQQEVIKLRFFDGLSFKEIADHTNMSINTTLGRVRYALINLRKIMDENNIVLTR, encoded by the coding sequence ATGAAATCAAAAACGGACAGCCTACTAATTTCCCTTTACCAGAAAGGAGACGAAGAAGCCCTATCAGCCCTTATTCATCGTCATCAGAGAGAACTGTTTACATTCATTTTTTACAAAATTAATGATGAAGACCTGGCCAATGATGTTTTTCAGGATACATTCATGAAGATCATTCTGATGCTGAAAGAAGGGCGGTATAACGAAGAAGGTAAATTCATTCTTTGGGCGAAGAGAATCGCACACAACCTTATTATTGATCATTTCAGACTGAAAGCGAAAAACGTAAAAGTTTCGGAAACCACTTTTGAAACAGACGAGTATTCTATTTTTGACCTGATCAGAGAGCCTTCGGAAAATATTGAAGATCACCTTGTAACCATGCAGATTCAGGAGGATTTGCTGAGAATGCTTCAGTTTCTGCCACAGAATCAGCAGGAAGTCATTAAATTAAGATTTTTTGATGGTTTAAGCTTCAAAGAAATTGCGGATCATACCAACATGAGTATCAATACCACATTGGGCAGGGTGCGCTATGCATTAATCAACCTGAGAAAAATCATGGATGAAAATAACATTGTATTGACCAGATAG